A window of the Natrinema salifodinae genome harbors these coding sequences:
- a CDS encoding 7-carboxy-7-deazaguanine synthase QueE, with the protein MPVSDSVDLDGEAEADTDAERDASGDGLPINELFYSLQGEGTLAGVPSVFVRTSGCNLRCWFCDSYHTSWEPTHAWLPLEEILAEIESHDADHVVLTGGEPLIHEESVELLAALDDRGYHTTVETNGTIHRDAPIDLASISPKLESSTPTPERDPKGEGEWEDRHERDRIDLETLARLVEDYEFQLKFVVTDEDDMPEICDLLADLRAVADVPIRDDDVLLMPEGATRDRLAETRTRVADLAMEYGFRYTPRLHVDLWNDAPET; encoded by the coding sequence ATGCCGGTCTCCGACTCCGTCGACCTCGATGGCGAGGCCGAGGCCGACACCGACGCCGAGCGCGACGCGTCCGGCGACGGACTTCCGATCAACGAGCTGTTCTACTCGCTGCAAGGGGAGGGCACGCTCGCCGGCGTCCCCTCCGTGTTCGTCCGCACGAGCGGCTGCAACCTCCGGTGTTGGTTCTGCGACTCCTACCACACCTCCTGGGAGCCGACCCACGCCTGGTTGCCCCTCGAGGAAATCCTCGCGGAGATCGAATCCCACGACGCCGACCACGTGGTCCTCACCGGCGGCGAGCCGCTGATCCACGAGGAGAGCGTCGAACTGCTCGCGGCGCTCGACGACCGGGGGTACCACACTACCGTCGAGACCAACGGGACGATCCACCGGGACGCGCCGATCGACCTCGCCTCGATCAGCCCAAAACTCGAGAGCAGCACGCCCACGCCCGAGCGCGATCCGAAAGGCGAAGGCGAGTGGGAAGACCGACACGAGCGAGACCGGATCGACCTCGAGACGCTCGCTCGCCTGGTCGAGGACTACGAGTTCCAGCTGAAGTTCGTCGTGACCGACGAAGACGATATGCCGGAGATCTGCGACCTGCTCGCGGACCTCCGGGCGGTCGCCGACGTCCCGATCCGGGACGACGACGTACTCCTGATGCCCGAAGGGGCGACCAGAGACCGGCTCGCGGAGACCCGGACGCGCGTCGCCGACCTGGCGATGGAGTACGGGTTCCGGTACACGCCGCGGCTGCACGTCGACCTCTGGAACGACGCGCCCGAAACGTAA
- a CDS encoding BKACE family enzyme: MTYQEFLADEPVIVTAALTGGVHGKETTPHLPETPEEIGMAAADAEAAGASVVHVHARRPNGERTFATERFQEIDDAIRRYANDVIIQHSTGGTGAPDGDRHLPLRTDPPPEMASLDMGPLNRYEHLTSENTRGLVDSLHAAMVDRGIKPELEVFNDGHLNEVHGLLERRDLAEPVYATLIFGPGTLTPPRPRNFLNQIDNLPEGALFNTLGFGRHQLPFATMGLLFGGHVRVGLEDNVYYRRGELAESNAQLVERVGRVAEELGREVATPGQAREILGL, translated from the coding sequence GTGACCTACCAAGAGTTCCTCGCCGACGAGCCGGTCATCGTTACGGCGGCGCTGACTGGCGGCGTCCACGGGAAGGAGACGACGCCGCACCTCCCGGAGACGCCGGAGGAGATCGGGATGGCCGCGGCCGACGCCGAGGCCGCCGGCGCGTCGGTCGTCCACGTCCACGCGCGTCGGCCGAACGGCGAGCGCACCTTCGCGACCGAGCGGTTCCAGGAGATCGACGACGCGATCCGCCGGTACGCCAACGACGTAATCATCCAGCACTCCACCGGCGGCACGGGCGCGCCGGACGGCGATCGCCACCTCCCGCTGCGCACCGATCCGCCGCCGGAGATGGCCTCACTCGACATGGGCCCGCTGAACCGCTACGAGCACCTCACCAGCGAGAACACGCGCGGCCTGGTCGACTCGCTGCACGCGGCGATGGTCGACCGCGGGATCAAACCCGAACTCGAGGTGTTCAACGACGGCCACCTGAACGAGGTCCACGGGCTGCTCGAGCGCCGGGACCTGGCCGAGCCGGTCTACGCGACGCTGATCTTCGGCCCCGGGACGTTAACCCCGCCCCGGCCCCGAAATTTCCTGAACCAGATCGACAACCTCCCCGAGGGAGCGCTGTTCAATACCCTCGGCTTCGGCCGCCACCAGCTGCCGTTCGCGACGATGGGGCTGCTGTTCGGGGGCCACGTCCGCGTCGGCCTCGAGGACAACGTCTACTACCGCCGAGGCGAACTCGCCGAGAGCAACGCGCAGCTAGTCGAGCGCGTCGGCCGCGTCGCTGAAGAACTGGGGCGGGAGGTCGCGACGCCCGGCCAGGCGCGGGAGATTCTCGGGCTCTGA
- the lrpA1 gene encoding HTH-type transcriptional regulator LrpA1, whose protein sequence is MSTQATEDRILEVLEEDAQASYAEIAERANVSKPTVRKYINQLEEDGVIVGYSADIDPKKLSSQTIAMVGIDVASERYVEATKALKDLDQVEALYSSSGDHMLMAEVRAEDGDALGEIISGDLLEIDGVTAAHPSFLQERLK, encoded by the coding sequence ATGAGTACCCAGGCGACGGAAGATCGCATCCTCGAGGTTCTCGAGGAGGACGCCCAGGCGTCCTACGCCGAGATCGCCGAGCGGGCGAACGTCTCGAAACCGACGGTGCGCAAGTACATCAACCAGCTCGAAGAGGATGGCGTCATCGTCGGCTACTCGGCCGATATCGACCCGAAGAAGCTCTCGAGCCAAACGATCGCGATGGTCGGAATCGACGTCGCGAGCGAACGCTACGTCGAGGCGACGAAGGCGCTCAAGGATCTGGATCAGGTCGAAGCGCTGTACAGCTCCAGCGGCGACCACATGCTGATGGCCGAGGTGCGCGCCGAGGACGGCGACGCACTCGGTGAGATTATCTCCGGGGACCTGCTCGAGATCGACGGCGTCACGGCGGCCCACCCGTCGTTCCTCCAGGAGCGACTGAAGTAA
- a CDS encoding ring-cleaving dioxygenase yields the protein MSLNTPGLHHVTAIAGDPQRNADFYVGTLGLRFVKKTVNHDDTGTYHFYFGDEEGTPGTNITFFPWTDRGRQGRFGAGQTRTTAYGIPADAVDYWRDRLASADVEFEEAERFDETVLRFADPDGIELELVATDAEFDATPWEGGPVPEERQLRGFYNVTLAVDEFGPTEQILTEVLGYELEAEDESEGRRCYRSATGGPGSLVDLIETDAGRGRMGVGTVHHVAFEAESVEEQERWRKAFADQGLAPSEVIDRKYFQSIYVREPGGVLFEMATTGPGFTEDEDRDELGSRLALPEWLEDEREQIEAQLPAFDGPTVESED from the coding sequence ATGTCACTGAACACGCCCGGACTCCACCACGTCACGGCGATCGCCGGCGACCCGCAGCGCAACGCCGACTTCTACGTCGGCACCCTCGGCCTGCGGTTCGTCAAGAAAACGGTCAACCACGACGATACGGGAACCTACCACTTCTACTTCGGCGACGAAGAGGGCACCCCAGGCACGAACATCACCTTCTTCCCCTGGACCGATCGGGGCCGCCAGGGTCGGTTCGGCGCCGGCCAAACGCGGACGACCGCCTACGGAATCCCCGCGGACGCCGTCGACTACTGGCGCGACCGCCTGGCGTCCGCGGACGTCGAGTTCGAGGAAGCCGAGCGGTTCGACGAGACCGTCCTCCGATTCGCGGATCCGGACGGGATCGAACTGGAACTCGTCGCGACCGACGCCGAGTTCGACGCGACGCCCTGGGAGGGCGGTCCGGTTCCCGAAGAACGCCAACTGCGGGGCTTCTACAACGTCACGCTCGCCGTCGACGAGTTCGGCCCCACCGAGCAGATTCTGACCGAGGTGCTCGGTTACGAACTCGAAGCCGAGGACGAAAGCGAGGGACGGCGGTGCTACCGCAGCGCGACCGGCGGGCCGGGCTCGCTCGTCGACCTGATCGAGACCGACGCCGGCCGCGGGCGGATGGGCGTCGGAACGGTCCACCACGTCGCATTCGAGGCCGAGAGCGTCGAGGAACAGGAGCGCTGGCGCAAGGCCTTCGCCGATCAGGGGCTCGCGCCCTCGGAGGTCATCGACCGGAAGTACTTCCAGTCGATCTACGTCCGCGAGCCGGGTGGCGTCCTCTTCGAGATGGCGACGACCGGCCCGGGCTTCACCGAAGACGAGGATCGCGACGAACTGGGCTCGCGGCTCGCGCTGCCCGAGTGGCTCGAGGATGAACGCGAGCAGATCGAGGCCCAACTGCCGGCGTTCGACGGGCCGACCGTCGAGTCCGAGGACTGA
- the queC gene encoding 7-cyano-7-deazaguanine synthase QueC — protein MSDDVSTATDESPSKRAVVLLSGGMDSATAAYEARKRGYEIYALHTSYGQRTEDRELECARRLADELDAADFLQIETGHLSAIGASSLTDDEMAVEDADMESDEIPTSYVPFRNANLLAMAVSYAEANDCDAVFIGAHSEDFSGYPDCRPAFFEAFENVVDVGTKPETEIAIEAPFVEWSKTDIAERGVDLDVPYEHTWSCYRENEPACGTCDACAFRLQAFQNVGVRDPIEYAERPSYVDQA, from the coding sequence ATGTCAGACGACGTCAGTACTGCGACCGACGAATCGCCTTCGAAACGCGCCGTCGTCCTCCTTTCCGGGGGCATGGACAGCGCCACGGCCGCCTACGAGGCCCGCAAGCGGGGCTACGAGATCTACGCGCTGCACACCTCCTACGGCCAGCGCACCGAGGACCGCGAACTCGAGTGCGCTCGCCGGCTCGCCGACGAACTCGATGCGGCCGACTTCCTGCAGATCGAGACCGGCCACCTCTCGGCCATCGGTGCTTCGAGCCTGACCGACGACGAAATGGCTGTCGAAGACGCCGACATGGAGAGCGACGAGATCCCCACGTCGTACGTCCCCTTCCGGAACGCGAACCTGCTCGCGATGGCCGTCTCCTACGCCGAGGCCAACGACTGCGACGCGGTCTTCATCGGCGCCCACAGCGAGGACTTCTCAGGGTATCCCGACTGTCGACCCGCGTTCTTCGAGGCCTTCGAAAACGTGGTCGACGTCGGGACGAAACCCGAGACCGAGATCGCCATCGAAGCGCCGTTCGTCGAATGGTCGAAGACCGATATCGCCGAGCGCGGCGTCGACCTCGACGTTCCCTACGAGCACACCTGGAGCTGCTACCGCGAGAACGAGCCCGCCTGCGGTACCTGCGACGCCTGCGCGTTCCGCCTCCAGGCGTTCCAGAACGTCGGCGTCCGCGACCCGATCGAGTACGCCGAGCGGCCGTCGTACGTCGACCAGGCGTAG
- a CDS encoding DMT family transporter, whose protein sequence is MSVDREVSEVTPAAALAVAVFAASTSAILVRWSAAPSSVAAFYRVCFTTALVAPLALARHRRAFARLSRRDLAGAVVAGVALAVHFAAWFESLDHTSVAASVTIVQSQPIFVALGAALLLGERVGRATVAGIAVAVVGGAAMSLGDAGRAPLSDATLYGNALALLGAVTVAGYVLAGRSIRQRVPLFPYVTVVYGVCTAVLLLVVGAQGHAYVGYPAREWLLFLGLAVGPGIVGHTVSNWVLEHLESVVVSVAWLGEPVGATLLALALLGEVPDAITVVGGVVVLAGIAVTTLDRERRGGV, encoded by the coding sequence GTGTCCGTCGATCGCGAGGTCAGCGAAGTCACGCCGGCGGCCGCCCTCGCCGTCGCGGTGTTCGCGGCGAGCACCAGCGCGATTCTGGTCCGCTGGAGCGCGGCTCCGAGTTCCGTCGCGGCCTTCTACCGGGTGTGCTTCACCACGGCGCTGGTCGCACCCCTCGCCCTGGCTCGCCACCGCAGGGCCTTCGCGCGGCTCTCGCGACGCGACCTCGCCGGGGCCGTCGTCGCCGGCGTCGCGCTGGCCGTCCACTTCGCCGCCTGGTTCGAGAGCCTCGACCACACCAGCGTCGCGGCCAGCGTCACCATCGTCCAGAGCCAACCCATCTTCGTGGCGCTCGGCGCCGCCCTCCTGCTCGGCGAACGGGTCGGGCGCGCCACGGTGGCGGGCATCGCGGTCGCGGTCGTCGGCGGCGCCGCGATGTCGCTCGGCGACGCTGGACGAGCGCCCCTCTCCGACGCGACGCTGTACGGCAACGCGCTCGCGCTGCTGGGCGCGGTGACCGTCGCCGGCTACGTGCTCGCCGGACGGTCGATCCGTCAGCGAGTTCCGCTATTTCCGTACGTGACCGTCGTCTACGGCGTCTGTACGGCCGTCTTACTGCTCGTCGTCGGCGCGCAGGGCCACGCCTACGTCGGCTACCCCGCCCGCGAGTGGCTGCTCTTCCTCGGCCTGGCCGTCGGCCCCGGCATCGTCGGCCACACGGTGAGCAACTGGGTGCTCGAACACCTCGAGTCGGTCGTCGTCAGCGTCGCCTGGCTGGGCGAGCCCGTGGGCGCGACGCTGCTCGCGCTGGCGCTGCTCGGCGAGGTGCCAGATGCGATCACCGTGGTCGGCGGGGTCGTCGTACTCGCGGGGATCGCGGTGACGACGCTGGATCGCGAGCGACGGGGCGGCGTGTGA
- a CDS encoding SRPBCC family protein: MPTYKRETTLRAPLDDVWAFHSRIAGLEAVTPDWLALRVERVLGPDGETDPDALEPGSEVALSVRPFGVGPRQHWTSVITDRERDAGTAYFRDEMVHGPFDRWEHTHAFYADGDDTLLRDRVVYELPLGRLGDAAAPLSQLGFEAMFRERHRLAKSELESGGRSDG, encoded by the coding sequence ATGCCGACGTACAAACGCGAAACGACCCTTCGGGCGCCGCTCGACGACGTCTGGGCGTTTCACTCCCGCATCGCCGGTCTCGAGGCGGTGACCCCCGACTGGCTGGCGCTGCGCGTCGAACGCGTGCTCGGTCCGGACGGCGAGACCGATCCCGACGCGCTCGAACCCGGATCGGAGGTCGCGCTGTCCGTCCGGCCGTTCGGCGTCGGACCCCGCCAGCACTGGACCTCCGTGATCACGGACCGCGAGCGCGACGCCGGAACCGCGTACTTCCGCGACGAGATGGTCCACGGCCCGTTCGACCGCTGGGAGCACACCCACGCGTTCTACGCCGACGGGGACGACACGCTGCTCCGCGACCGCGTCGTCTACGAACTTCCGCTTGGCCGCCTCGGTGACGCGGCCGCACCGCTCTCCCAGCTCGGCTTCGAAGCCATGTTCCGAGAACGACATCGCTTAGCGAAATCGGAACTCGAGTCCGGAGGACGGAGCGACGGGTGA
- a CDS encoding nitrous oxide reductase accessory protein NosL, protein MTGRDGLERRRLLGLLGASATAAVAGCLVDYSEGEDGSEDDGDDQAQVYEPTHEDVEAGPIEFVDTQGCAVCSMTPTNYPRRQSQLVHENGQAAVFDSPGCLFAYIASSTPDSPIADAWTTDFGTRELIDATEAHFVLITDEDAADDPMGIDPRPFADREDAMAFLDEWEAEELTEDDVMVGIDDVDLETASIYRGKRLPDE, encoded by the coding sequence ATGACCGGACGCGACGGACTCGAGCGGCGACGGCTGCTCGGGCTCCTCGGGGCGAGCGCGACCGCGGCGGTCGCGGGCTGTCTCGTCGACTACTCCGAGGGCGAAGACGGGAGCGAGGACGACGGCGACGACCAGGCTCAGGTGTACGAACCGACCCACGAGGACGTCGAAGCGGGACCGATCGAGTTCGTCGACACGCAAGGCTGTGCGGTCTGTAGCATGACCCCGACCAACTATCCCCGCCGGCAGAGCCAACTCGTCCACGAGAACGGCCAGGCGGCGGTCTTCGACTCGCCCGGCTGTCTGTTCGCGTACATCGCCTCGTCGACGCCCGACTCGCCGATCGCGGACGCCTGGACGACCGACTTCGGGACGCGGGAACTCATCGATGCGACCGAGGCGCACTTCGTGCTCATCACCGACGAGGACGCGGCCGACGACCCGATGGGGATCGATCCGCGGCCGTTCGCCGACCGCGAGGACGCCATGGCGTTTCTCGACGAGTGGGAGGCCGAGGAGCTGACGGAAGACGACGTCATGGTCGGGATAGACGACGTCGACCTCGAGACGGCGTCGATCTACCGCGGGAAGCGCCTGCCCGACGAGTAG
- a CDS encoding MEDS domain-containing protein yields MNQRVDYGDRHSGFGHNPGFDAVRENAALRGPPEPPHGHADHSTDHYALLYEDRDEQFAAAIPFIEEGLERDERCLYVADENPRDAVLNAMAERGIDVDAALDSGALSVVTPSDTYRRTGEFDRDAMVRFWEESLEDATSEGDYAGIRAAAEMTWALSGDDDAAADVNADFDLLTEYESVLNDVYRDEDYAVLCQYNRERFPDAVIYDVIRTHPLLVHDGVVSENVYYTPPEEFFGPEDTAREVERMTHTLRERTTGKAELKRLKDHFEGIFENSQDAIFINDPYADEILEANPAGCEMLGYTREELLSLGPSDCHPDELDEFREFVDTVFEESSGWTDDLTCRPKRGDPIPAEISASRITVDGRPCMLAIVRDVSERKERERAQRRLYEIAADPDRSFDDKLQAVFDLGCERFDLELGGLARIDPETDRFVVEAVSGDHEHLRPGAQVALSETYCRVFAGEDDETTACITDPERSGFEGTMAYEEFGVESYLGTRLEIEDALDRTFFFVSSDPRENGFSDDDRTFHHLMGQWVQYELERRQRERRLEEAIERLERSNERLERFAYAASHDLQEPLRMVSSYLQLIESRYESALDEDGQEFFGYAIDGAERMREMIDGLLAYSRIETQGEPFEPVDLDDVLDDVLTDLQFRIEERDADVEAGALPRVTGDPNQLHRLFRSLISNALEYSGDEPPRVELSAERDGADWIVAVRDEGIGIETDQQERIFEVFGRLHSRREYDGAGIGLALCKRIVERHDGEIRVESEPGEGSTFYVRLPPSSA; encoded by the coding sequence ATGAATCAGCGGGTGGACTACGGTGATCGACACAGTGGGTTCGGCCACAACCCCGGTTTCGACGCCGTTCGCGAAAACGCGGCGCTTCGCGGGCCGCCCGAGCCGCCCCACGGACACGCGGACCATTCGACCGATCACTACGCACTCCTCTACGAGGACCGCGACGAGCAGTTCGCGGCCGCGATCCCGTTCATCGAGGAGGGACTCGAACGGGACGAGCGGTGTCTGTACGTCGCCGACGAGAACCCCAGGGACGCGGTCCTGAACGCGATGGCCGAGCGCGGCATCGACGTGGACGCGGCCCTCGACTCCGGGGCGCTCTCGGTGGTCACGCCGTCGGACACGTACCGGCGGACCGGCGAGTTCGATCGGGACGCGATGGTCCGGTTCTGGGAGGAGTCGCTCGAAGACGCCACCAGCGAGGGCGACTACGCGGGGATCAGGGCGGCCGCGGAGATGACGTGGGCGCTTTCCGGCGACGATGACGCCGCCGCCGACGTCAACGCCGATTTCGATCTGCTGACCGAGTACGAGTCGGTCCTCAACGACGTGTACCGGGACGAGGACTACGCCGTCCTCTGTCAGTACAACCGCGAGCGGTTCCCGGACGCGGTCATCTACGACGTGATCCGCACGCATCCGCTCCTCGTCCACGACGGCGTCGTCTCCGAGAACGTCTACTACACGCCGCCCGAGGAGTTCTTCGGCCCGGAGGATACCGCCCGCGAGGTCGAGCGAATGACGCATACGCTGCGCGAGCGAACGACCGGCAAGGCGGAGCTCAAGCGGCTGAAAGACCACTTCGAGGGGATCTTCGAGAACAGTCAAGACGCGATCTTCATCAACGATCCCTACGCGGACGAGATCCTCGAAGCCAACCCGGCCGGCTGCGAGATGCTCGGATATACCCGCGAGGAACTGCTATCGCTCGGTCCCTCCGACTGCCACCCCGACGAGCTAGACGAGTTCCGCGAGTTCGTCGACACCGTGTTCGAGGAGAGCTCCGGCTGGACCGACGACCTCACCTGTCGCCCCAAGCGCGGCGACCCGATTCCGGCGGAGATATCGGCCTCCCGTATCACGGTCGACGGCCGTCCTTGCATGCTCGCGATCGTCCGCGACGTCAGCGAGCGGAAGGAACGCGAGCGCGCACAGCGCCGCCTGTACGAGATCGCGGCCGATCCCGACCGCTCGTTCGACGACAAGCTCCAGGCGGTCTTCGACCTCGGCTGCGAGCGGTTCGACCTCGAACTGGGCGGCCTGGCCCGGATCGATCCCGAGACCGATCGGTTCGTCGTCGAGGCGGTCAGCGGCGACCACGAGCACCTGCGACCGGGCGCGCAGGTCGCCCTCTCGGAGACGTACTGCCGCGTGTTCGCCGGCGAAGACGACGAGACCACGGCGTGTATCACGGACCCGGAACGCAGCGGCTTCGAGGGGACGATGGCCTACGAGGAGTTCGGCGTGGAGTCGTACCTCGGGACGCGCCTCGAGATCGAGGACGCCCTCGACAGGACGTTCTTCTTCGTCTCGAGCGACCCCCGCGAGAACGGATTCTCGGACGACGACCGGACGTTCCACCACCTGATGGGCCAGTGGGTGCAGTACGAGCTCGAGCGACGCCAGCGAGAGCGCCGACTCGAGGAGGCGATCGAGCGGCTGGAACGGTCGAACGAGCGCTTGGAGCGGTTCGCGTACGCGGCCTCCCACGACCTCCAGGAGCCCTTGCGGATGGTCTCGAGCTACCTCCAGCTGATCGAGAGCAGGTACGAGTCGGCCCTAGACGAGGACGGGCAGGAGTTCTTCGGGTACGCGATCGACGGCGCCGAGCGGATGCGCGAGATGATCGACGGCCTCTTGGCCTATTCGCGGATCGAGACGCAGGGCGAGCCCTTCGAACCGGTCGACCTCGACGACGTGCTCGACGACGTTCTGACCGACCTCCAGTTCCGAATCGAGGAGCGCGACGCGGACGTCGAAGCCGGCGCTCTCCCGCGGGTCACCGGCGACCCGAACCAACTGCACCGACTGTTCCGGAGCCTGATCTCGAACGCGCTCGAGTACAGCGGCGACGAACCGCCGCGCGTGGAGCTCTCGGCCGAGCGAGACGGCGCGGACTGGATCGTCGCCGTTCGCGACGAGGGCATCGGCATCGAGACGGACCAGCAAGAGCGAATCTTCGAGGTGTTCGGGCGCCTCCACAGCCGCAGGGAGTACGACGGCGCCGGCATCGGCCTGGCGCTCTGCAAGCGGATCGTCGAACGCCACGACGGGGAGATCCGGGTCGAATCGGAACCGGGCGAGGGCTCGACGTTCTACGTTCGGCTTCCCCCTTCGTCGGCGTGA
- a CDS encoding iron-containing alcohol dehydrogenase family protein: MSLSYSNDRVASFRFEYEPTAIRFGAGSADELEAELERQGLNRALVVCGETVGSTPEVIDPVRRGLGDRLAGVFDETTPAKRLGTAIEGRERLREADADVLVSLGGGSSLDVAKVTSTLAASDRSAEDVYGEFAERGTITVPDDGLVPIVAIPTTLAGADLSTVAGVTAGPDTGPVDEEIGGGIGDPGLMPAAAVYDPELVATTPESVLAGSAMNGFDKGIETLYASNATPVTDATAGHGLEKLEDGLRAFGEGNRELEVFETILEGIVLVQYGISRPEETTLSIIHAFGHGLTRTYDVQQGAAHAVVVPHVLEYLFEQADVDARSGMLASALGVDNAADHEAAVVDAVAEIRDALDLPSRLRDVDGPRPEEFTAVAEAILADSFMANAPPGLDPAVDEIEAVLEAAW; this comes from the coding sequence ATGTCGCTGTCCTACTCGAACGACCGCGTCGCGTCGTTCCGATTCGAGTACGAGCCCACGGCGATCAGGTTCGGCGCCGGTAGCGCCGATGAACTCGAGGCGGAACTCGAGCGCCAGGGCCTCAACCGCGCCCTGGTCGTCTGCGGCGAGACCGTCGGCAGCACGCCAGAAGTGATCGATCCGGTCCGCCGTGGCCTGGGCGATCGCCTGGCCGGCGTGTTCGACGAGACGACGCCCGCGAAGCGGCTCGGAACCGCGATAGAGGGCCGCGAGCGGCTGCGCGAAGCGGACGCCGACGTCCTCGTGAGCCTCGGCGGCGGCAGCAGCTTAGACGTCGCGAAGGTGACCAGCACTCTGGCGGCGAGCGACCGGTCTGCCGAGGACGTCTACGGTGAGTTCGCCGAGCGAGGAACGATCACCGTCCCCGACGACGGCCTGGTGCCGATCGTGGCGATCCCGACGACGCTGGCCGGGGCCGACCTCTCGACGGTGGCCGGCGTCACCGCCGGTCCCGATACCGGTCCGGTCGACGAGGAGATCGGCGGCGGCATCGGCGATCCGGGGCTGATGCCGGCCGCGGCGGTCTACGATCCGGAACTGGTCGCGACCACGCCCGAGTCGGTGCTCGCGGGCTCGGCCATGAACGGCTTCGACAAGGGGATCGAGACGCTGTACGCGAGCAACGCGACGCCGGTCACCGACGCGACGGCCGGACACGGACTCGAGAAGCTCGAAGACGGGCTCCGAGCGTTCGGCGAGGGGAATCGCGAACTCGAGGTCTTCGAGACGATCTTAGAGGGAATCGTCCTCGTCCAGTACGGCATCTCGCGGCCCGAGGAGACGACGCTCTCGATCATCCACGCCTTCGGCCACGGACTCACGCGCACTTACGACGTCCAGCAGGGGGCAGCCCACGCCGTCGTCGTCCCGCACGTCCTCGAGTACCTCTTCGAGCAGGCGGACGTGGACGCGCGGTCGGGGATGCTCGCGAGCGCGCTCGGCGTCGACAACGCCGCGGACCACGAGGCCGCGGTCGTCGACGCGGTCGCGGAAATTCGGGACGCGCTCGATCTCCCCTCGCGGCTGCGAGACGTCGACGGCCCCCGACCCGAGGAATTCACCGCCGTCGCGGAGGCGATCCTCGCGGATAGCTTCATGGCGAACGCGCCGCCGGGGCTCGATCCCGCCGTCGACGAGATCGAAGCCGTGCTCGAGGCGGCCTGGTAG
- a CDS encoding 2-dehydropantoate 2-reductase: protein MKFAVFGAGGVGGYLGARLADAGHDVHLVTRGEHLDALQADGLRVESIAGDTAVELPATDDPADIGPCDSVLFCVKAHDTKTAAADLEPLLEEETAVVSVQNGVDNERWLADEIGDEHVVGGVAYIFSTIGAPGVVEHTGGPARFVYGELDGRRTDRIEALDGALSASEGIDAVLADDIRVELWRKFAFICAQAGMTATTRLPVGELRETDASWEMYRRIMAEVCAVARAEGVDLSEDTVDEWLDFAHDLDPEMYSSLHYDLTHDKRLELDALHGSVVRHASDVGVDVPMNEAVNAILRPWAERNER, encoded by the coding sequence ATGAAATTCGCTGTCTTCGGCGCCGGCGGCGTCGGCGGCTACCTCGGCGCCCGCCTGGCCGACGCAGGGCACGACGTCCACCTCGTCACGCGGGGCGAGCACCTCGATGCGCTCCAGGCCGACGGGCTTCGAGTCGAGAGCATCGCGGGCGACACAGCGGTCGAACTGCCGGCGACCGACGACCCGGCCGACATCGGCCCGTGCGACTCCGTCCTCTTCTGCGTGAAAGCGCACGATACGAAGACGGCCGCTGCAGACCTCGAGCCGCTGCTCGAGGAGGAGACGGCCGTCGTCTCCGTCCAGAACGGCGTCGACAACGAGCGCTGGCTCGCCGACGAGATCGGCGACGAGCACGTCGTCGGCGGCGTGGCCTACATCTTCTCGACGATCGGGGCGCCAGGCGTCGTCGAACACACCGGCGGGCCGGCGCGGTTCGTCTACGGCGAACTCGACGGCCGGCGGACGGACCGGATCGAGGCGCTCGACGGCGCGCTGTCGGCAAGCGAGGGGATCGACGCGGTGCTCGCGGACGACATCCGCGTCGAACTCTGGCGGAAGTTCGCGTTCATCTGCGCGCAGGCGGGGATGACGGCGACGACGCGGCTCCCGGTGGGCGAACTCCGCGAGACCGACGCGTCCTGGGAGATGTACCGCCGCATCATGGCGGAGGTCTGCGCCGTCGCGCGTGCGGAGGGCGTCGACCTCTCCGAGGACACCGTCGACGAGTGGCTCGACTTCGCGCACGACCTCGACCCGGAAATGTACTCCTCGCTGCACTACGACCTGACCCACGACAAGCGGCTGGAACTCGACGCGCTGCACGGCTCCGTCGTCCGCCACGCGAGCGACGTCGGCGTCGACGTCCCGATGAACGAAGCCGTAAACGCGATCCTGCGGCCCTGGGCCGAACGAAACGAGCGATAG